The following proteins are encoded in a genomic region of Cryptomeria japonica chromosome 11, Sugi_1.0, whole genome shotgun sequence:
- the LOC131038285 gene encoding early nodulin-like protein 8, whose protein sequence is MFTRVYKIKTKAHYVVLQVLCWGGESRAEQKMGRLGMLCFGMMMTTMMIIQVEGDGNQMFRVGGLDAWALPTNGRPDLYEKWAADIKFKIGDALLFLYPPSQDLVVQVKEEAYAKCDISSPITTFNDGNSYFSFNYSGYFYFTSGRPGNCAKSQKLAIAVADSNGALPPLPSSSVNGYLGISPDTAIASMPAASATSGASVTLMHPVDSLAFIITLLFGFYMFLFQI, encoded by the exons ATGTTCACACGAGTTTACAAAATAAAGACGAAAGCACATTATGTAGTACTCCAAGTCTTGTGTTGGGGAGGGGAGAGCAGAGCCGAGCAAAAGATGGGGAGGTTGGGAATGCTGTGTTTTGgaatgatgatgacgacgatgatgattaTACAGGTGGAAGGAGACGGAAATCAAATGTTCAGAGTGGGAGGGTTGGATGCGTGGGCCTTACCCACCAACGGAAGACCTGATCTTTACGAAAAATGGGCTGCCGACATCAAATTCAAAATTGGGGACGCGCTTT TGTTTCTGTATCCTCCTAGTCAGGATCTGGTGGTTCAAGTGAAAGAAGAAGCATATGCCAAGTGTGATATATCAAGTCCCATTACAACATTCAATGATGGCAACTCTTACTTCAGCTTCAATTACTCTGGCTACTTCTATTTCACCAGTGGGAGGCCGGGGAACTGTGCCAAGTCCCAGAAACTTGCAATTGCTGTAGCAGATTCTAATGGGGCTCTGCCTCCACTTCCATCATCCTCAGTCAATGGGTACCTGGGGATTAGTCCAGATACTGCTATTGCTAGCATGCCAGCTGCCAGTGCTACTTCTGGTGCCAGTGTTACCTTGATGCACCCTGTAGATTCTCTTGCTTTCATCATTACCCTATTATTTGGATTTTATATGTTTCTATTTCAGATTTAG